A DNA window from Thermoplasmata archaeon contains the following coding sequences:
- a CDS encoding transcriptional regulator, whose protein sequence is MTFEITLKGEPPLFDKDLDTALLNFLIMIGYLSKEHDKRTKAVSVKESVGYKLIRNCFIENMVRAWKVNELCTVLSTTPPTVWRYLNRLKDLDLLEEVPTEDGSKGYRIRYGNFAMAWNFVEANTMNVLENYKKMVNHIQKLIESR, encoded by the coding sequence ATGACATTTGAGATTACTCTGAAAGGAGAACCACCACTGTTTGATAAAGACCTGGATACTGCTCTGCTCAATTTCCTGATAATGATAGGTTACCTTTCCAAAGAACATGACAAGCGCACGAAGGCAGTGAGTGTAAAGGAGAGTGTGGGCTACAAACTAATCAGAAACTGTTTCATTGAAAACATGGTGAGGGCCTGGAAGGTGAACGAACTCTGTACGGTGCTTTCTACAACCCCACCAACTGTATGGCGATACCTTAACCGTCTGAAGGACCTGGACCTTCTGGAAGAAGTGCCAACAGAAGATGGCTCGAAGGGCTACAGGATTCGTTATGGGAACTTTGCAATGGCCTGGAACTTTGTTGAAGCAAACACAATGAATGTGCTGGAAAATTACAAGAAGATGGTGAATCACATCCAGAAACTTATTGAATCAAGGTGA